A section of the Mergibacter septicus genome encodes:
- the dolP gene encoding division/outer membrane stress-associated lipid-binding lipoprotein, with translation MKLTKLALLLSVSLGLQGCVAAVVGGTAVVANIAADPRSTGTQLDDQNTEFEIIRVLQRNQQLQQQGSVTPVVYSGRVLLIGTVPTEALKETAYNLAREVKNIIDIYNYIQVSPRISLTQATKDTWITSKIKSDLLLNPKVKSSRLKVITEDGIVYLLGIVTPEQGLTAAQIASKVDGVKKVITIFFNH, from the coding sequence ATGAAACTAACAAAATTAGCCCTCTTACTTAGTGTCAGTTTAGGATTACAAGGCTGTGTCGCTGCTGTTGTCGGTGGAACAGCAGTTGTAGCCAACATTGCAGCCGATCCAAGAAGTACAGGAACACAACTTGATGATCAAAATACTGAATTTGAGATAATCCGAGTGTTACAACGTAACCAACAATTACAGCAACAAGGATCTGTAACACCAGTGGTGTATAGTGGGCGAGTATTATTAATTGGTACTGTACCAACTGAAGCATTAAAAGAAACCGCTTATAATCTCGCACGTGAAGTAAAAAATATCATAGATATTTATAACTATATCCAAGTATCACCACGAATTAGCTTAACGCAAGCAACAAAAGATACGTGGATTACAAGCAAAATTAAATCTGATTTACTTCTTAATCCTAAAGTTAAATCTAGTCGTTTAAAAGTAATTACTGAAGATGGGATTGTCTATCTATTAGGAATAGTTACACCAGAACAAGGACTAACTGCGGCTCAAATTGCAAGTAAAGTAGATGGTGTAAAAAAAGTCATTACTATTTTCTTTAATCATTAA
- a CDS encoding SIS domain-containing protein has product MLNKIKSLYQQSIQQQQSDAEQLPVAIQQGVNALTSCLINGNKIIVCGLGRSNSNAQLLVTNLLHRYHCHRPSFPAILLSFDGTVGTTILADNTSEEFFKKQFNACANKGDLLVVLVSKSNTQDVLPLLRIAKNKFIPILAISTTNATQISELLTADDVEISVSAQLEPRVLEQHLFIINTLSELLEQELFPHLRS; this is encoded by the coding sequence ATGTTAAATAAAATCAAATCCCTTTATCAGCAAAGCATTCAACAACAACAATCTGATGCAGAACAACTACCCGTTGCAATTCAACAAGGGGTCAACGCACTTACGTCTTGCTTAATAAATGGGAATAAAATTATTGTTTGTGGGCTAGGACGGTCAAATAGTAATGCACAGCTTTTGGTAACCAATCTACTTCACCGTTATCATTGCCACCGCCCCAGCTTTCCTGCTATCTTATTATCTTTTGATGGCACCGTTGGGACAACAATTTTAGCAGATAACACCTCAGAAGAATTTTTTAAAAAACAATTCAACGCCTGTGCTAATAAAGGTGATCTTTTGGTTGTTTTAGTATCAAAGAGCAATACACAAGATGTCCTTCCATTATTACGAATAGCAAAAAATAAATTTATCCCAATACTTGCCATCTCTACAACTAATGCCACTCAAATTAGTGAATTACTGACAGCAGATGATGTTGAAATTAGTGTGTCAGCACAACTTGAGCCAAGAGTATTAGAACAACATTTATTTATTATTAATACCTTATCTGAATTATTAGAACAGGAACTGTTTCCACATCTCAGATCCTAA
- a CDS encoding YraN family protein, giving the protein MRNKFNTTQQGAIFEQKARQYLEQQGLRFIAANQRFKRGELDLIMQEKQTLVFVEVRQRKHQHYGSAIESVTYNKQQRLINTANQWLAQHQLSLETIDCRFDLITFDGNQHQLHWWKNFIEINN; this is encoded by the coding sequence ATGCGAAATAAATTCAATACCACTCAACAAGGTGCAATCTTTGAACAAAAGGCAAGACAATACCTTGAACAACAAGGGTTACGTTTTATTGCTGCGAATCAACGATTTAAAAGAGGTGAATTGGATTTAATTATGCAAGAAAAGCAAACGCTAGTTTTTGTTGAAGTTCGCCAACGTAAACACCAACATTATGGCTCAGCAATTGAAAGTGTTACTTATAATAAACAACAACGTTTAATCAATACGGCTAATCAATGGTTGGCACAACATCAATTAAGTTTAGAAACCATAGATTGTCGTTTTGATTTAATCACTTTTGATGGTAATCAACATCAGTTACACTGGTGGAAAAATTTTATTGAAATAAATAATTAA
- a CDS encoding penicillin-binding protein activator, which translates to MAISLPHLNVKKFLAFFFIGYSLTGCLSTFTQQTNNLLQQTAYASADYYRNQMQIATNHTSRNDFALLTVQALIRENKLAQAESLLTSLTNLNTPEQMLEKNLLNAALAAAQTHNQLAQNLLSDLPFNQLTPTQQSRYYQIDSQVELNQGNYIKAIEALIKHQSLTTDLAQKQQNNDQIWAILRQIPADQLNNITVNDNQLELQGWLDLIKLYNDNLSYPAQLSASLQQWKVIHPRHIATYLLPTALQRVATFQASNLHQIALILPLSGNGQLIGKTIEQGFLAAKGNSPISVKIYDSQQGNIIQIIEKARQEGAEAIVGPLLKTNVDIMLQRANLKQLKVLALNTSTTPQTKTNLCYFALSPEDEAINAAQQIWQDGRRTPLIFAPQNTLGRRIAIAFNNEWRKLSGYDAETNYYENDDNISDILAGILPPPPKNEDKNKVYIPVNITAPNDAIYAATANALQSQQLKTTLNNSVVADQITLYASSRSHSPNAGVDYRLGMNGVKFSDIPLLSETDSRDYKTALMATNGDYSLTRLYAMGADAWSLINNLQAFQAIPDYHFNGFTGKLTANSACQIERKLTWYLYDNGTLKTIN; encoded by the coding sequence ATGGCTATTTCATTACCACATCTTAATGTCAAGAAATTTTTAGCTTTTTTTTTCATCGGATACAGTCTAACAGGTTGTCTTTCAACTTTCACACAACAAACAAATAATCTCTTACAACAAACCGCTTATGCTAGTGCTGATTACTATCGTAATCAAATGCAAATAGCAACCAATCATACCTCTCGCAATGATTTTGCTTTACTAACAGTACAGGCATTAATCAGAGAAAATAAACTAGCTCAAGCAGAAAGTTTATTAACCTCACTTACAAATCTAAATACACCTGAACAAATGTTAGAGAAAAATTTGTTAAATGCCGCTTTGGCTGCAGCACAAACTCACAATCAACTAGCACAAAATTTATTGTCAGATCTTCCTTTTAATCAATTAACGCCAACACAACAAAGTCGTTACTATCAAATTGATTCTCAAGTAGAGTTAAATCAAGGCAACTATATAAAAGCGATAGAAGCCTTAATTAAACACCAAAGTCTCACCACCGATCTAGCACAAAAACAACAAAATAATGATCAAATCTGGGCTATATTACGTCAAATCCCAGCAGATCAACTAAATAATATTACAGTAAATGATAATCAACTTGAACTACAAGGCTGGCTAGATCTGATCAAATTGTATAATGATAATTTAAGCTACCCAGCTCAATTAAGTGCCTCACTACAACAATGGAAAGTGATTCACCCTCGCCATATTGCAACTTATTTATTACCTACGGCATTACAGCGTGTCGCTACTTTTCAAGCAAGTAATTTACATCAAATCGCTCTGATCCTACCATTAAGTGGGAATGGGCAATTAATTGGAAAAACAATTGAACAAGGTTTTCTAGCCGCAAAAGGAAACTCCCCTATCAGTGTAAAAATTTATGATAGCCAACAAGGTAATATTATTCAGATTATAGAAAAAGCACGTCAAGAAGGAGCAGAGGCGATTGTTGGTCCTCTCTTAAAAACAAACGTAGATATAATGCTACAACGAGCAAACCTGAAACAACTTAAAGTGCTTGCTTTAAATACCTCAACTACGCCACAAACCAAAACTAATCTCTGTTATTTTGCTCTATCACCTGAAGATGAAGCAATCAATGCAGCACAACAGATCTGGCAAGATGGGCGTCGTACACCATTAATTTTTGCTCCTCAAAATACGTTAGGTCGTCGGATTGCTATTGCTTTTAATAATGAATGGCGAAAACTCAGTGGATATGATGCCGAAACAAATTACTATGAAAATGATGACAACATCAGTGATATCCTTGCTGGTATTTTACCGCCACCACCAAAAAATGAAGATAAAAACAAAGTATATATCCCTGTCAATATCACTGCACCTAATGATGCTATCTACGCTGCAACAGCAAATGCTCTCCAATCACAACAATTAAAAACCACTTTAAATAATTCCGTTGTTGCCGATCAAATTACTTTATATGCTTCTTCACGTAGCCATTCCCCTAATGCAGGAGTGGATTACCGCTTAGGTATGAATGGCGTAAAATTCAGCGATATTCCTCTTTTAAGTGAAACTGATAGTCGTGATTATAAAACAGCCTTAATGGCAACGAACGGAGATTACTCTCTTACTCGTTTATATGCGATGGGAGCAGATGCTTGGAGTTTAATTAATAACCTACAAGCCTTCCAAGCTATCCCTGATTATCATTTTAATGGTTTTACGGGTAAATTGACCGCAAACAGTGCTTGTCAAATCGAACGTAAACTGACTTGGTATCTTTATGATAATGGCACATTAAAAACGATTAATTAA